The Lolium rigidum isolate FL_2022 chromosome 2, APGP_CSIRO_Lrig_0.1, whole genome shotgun sequence genomic interval taatttaattttctTGATTGGAATGCATGGTCTCTAATTTCTAGTGGTTGATACCCTGTTACACTATGTCATGCGATACTTCAGTTATTCTACATATTTAATAGAATAATAATAGCTATTGCAAGTGTGTATCTTGCTATGCAACTATTCTTTCATAAGTCATCAATCTTTTATCAAAAGATAGATGGTCAGTACTCAAAATGGTGCAGGCAGAACATGCCTCCTGCGATGGAGGTGTTCATACTACCGCGACATCATGACCACCAACGCGCCTGCTACCCGGATGATCCGGATGCGGAAGAGCTCCCCGCGATGGCAGCATTCGAGGTGGAGGAGACCAATGCCTACGCCCGTCAtgacgaggcggaggcggtgacgcaggaggccgccgccgaggagAGCGACCTTCTCTTCACGGAGCGACCTGCAGGCGACGATCATGGTTGACGCCTCCGTGCTCATGGCGCATGACGAAGCGGACCTGGCGGAGGCCCAGGCCAGGCTCGTCGCAGATCTCGCTGGACACCCACGGTCAGACCCACTTACAGGTTGTGCTAGAGTCGACACCAGGTCTCAGCGCTGCCCCTTCTTAAAAGAAAGTCTCAGCGCCGCCCCCAACTTCTCCCTGAACGGCACTGCTCCATCGCCATACGGCTCGGGCCAGTGCACTTGGAAAGGTGCCGTCCCTCCTCTGTGTCGCTGACGTTTGCCCCAGCCGCTGCCTCCTCGGTTAGTTCCTGTCCCTCAGTTCCCTCTTGCGCCACCACACGAGTTTGTCCCTAAAGAGGTCGCGTTGACATTCCTGGCCAGGGGCATGTTTGTGTGTGGTGATTGTTTTACCTTCCCACTGCAGGAAGCTGCAGCTTTGCCTCCTACCAATGGCTGCTTCACGTGAGGTTTCTTTCCTCTCGAGATGTGAGTAGATAGATACCCACAATGGAAGAAGGGAGAAGAATGATCACGAGTTTGTGAGAAACTCTTGGTCTGTTGTGTACGGGAGGTATTCAATCATGTATAACCTAACAAAGGTGTTGGATGAGTGCAGTGCAGACATACTTCCATTTAGGCGCAATGTGGATGACGATGCCATGCTTAATTGTGGTCCATTAGTGGTTTCCAGGAGTGGAGATTAACATGATTTGAGAAGGAGCTTCAGATGCTCATTCCGTACTTGGCTGAAGACCCAGGTTACAGTAAGTACTTATGGTCTCTTTCATATTCGTCATAATCAGAATTATTTAACAAGCTCAATAGAGGATTCAGTTTGTGACATTGTAATTGGATTGTTTTTTGATACTATTTTGTACCAGCGTCTGACAGTCGCATTTCTAGAACACCTGTATATGCTTGAATTATGAAACCATAACAAACTTGAATTACACTTGGTGTGGATCTCTCTTTGCTGATAATTTTACTATCCTTCACCAATTTTAAATAAGTGACAGCGATCATGCAAAAGTAACCAACCAAATTATTCCCCACTTGGCTCATAGATGGCTGGCGAGTGTGTACTTATTAATGTTGTTCATCAGATCATTGACATTTTCAGTGTCTGGTTCCTCGCCATCTGCAAGTGTAGAACCAAGGGAAAATCATGGAATTGTGTGAAACAAATATCTGCTGATGACAGACTCTGTGTTTGCCTGAAGAGTTAAGGTAGGTGTGCACTTCTGTTGCAGTAGGAGCAATAAGGAACGATGGATAGAGAGCTTAGACTGATCAAGATATCTAAAGGTAAACAGTCTGCACTTATGTTGCAGTAGGAGCAATAAGGAACAGTTGATAGAGAGCATAGACTGATCACGATATCTAAAGGTAAACAGTACGTAGATCAGTAGCTTAATTACATAGATATTTTGTGTAGTCCAATACATAAGGCTGTTCTGAATGGCGCTCAGCGATTAATCATAGAACCAGATGCACAACAAGATGCATCTTTCATCTCTTCATGCTGTTATATTGGATATGGCTTTTCGACATTCATTCTTATTGCATTGTTAGAGTACGAGGAAAAAATTAGGTAGATGGGAAAGAGTAGAGCTGTATGGATATTCAGTACAGAATTGAATTTTAGATGGTACATTCTAGAGTTATAAAATCGCATGAGATGTTTCTTTACACAGGCTAAACAGTTCAACTTATATACACTTGCGTTGCTTCGCCTATAcgaataaaaaaaaaaaatcctttatTTGGCTAAGTCCATTCTACCGCATCTGTTGATACTTCCATTGAACCAACTTCACGCATTTTCCAAAGGATCTGGTTTCGCTTGGGGTAATAATTGAGTAAACTAGGAGAAAAATCTCACATTTACTACCCGAGACGAAAATGTACCAAAGTATTGCAGATTAATTTAGAGAATTGCACATATCAAGGAGTTTATAGTGTTCCACTTATAAACTAGGATTAGGTGCATATTTGgctctaatgcatcttgatgatctgGTGTACTCATTAAGTATGAAGAATGTCCTCAGAAAAACCTTATTACCACTGAAACTCGGCCTGACTGTTCTAATCGAAATCTTTAAAACTTAACAGTTTCATTGAATCCACTTACTACCACTGAAAAAAAATCCATGCTCTCAGTTAACAGAACTTGGAATGCAGTGGGAAGGAAACCTCCCTACTGATTCCATCATCAAGTTATTCCTTACTGACTATTGCAAAATATACTATGAATCACTAGCTACAGTtacaagtattttttttttgtcagaCTTCTCATTGCTGCCAACCATGTAAGCCTTTACGATTACACTTTTATGCCATATTCTTTTGTGGTACATAATTACTATCCATCTATTTATGTGTGACTGTAATGTAGTTGAATAGTGAGGTTATGCCTTTAGACTGTTTTCATATAACAACGGGTAGTTTATTTCATGTTTGTTCCGCAAGGAATCAATAGAAGAAATGACCATATTATTATTTTGGGTAAAACTATTTGAAGTTACAATGAACTTAAGAGTAAGTGGAGCTTTGCCTCATGGCCGTTCTGTGAATTAAGTTATCTCGAGATTCTTTGTTCTACTATTCCTTGAGTAATTTTTCTCAACGGAATCTATATACTAATAAGTCAAAATTTCTTTTCTTTATAAGTTCAGCGTAAGTCATGAAATGTAGGTCTTGAAATTTGACAGTATTTAAATGATGGTATAAAACATAGAATGTCTTGAAATTTGACAACACAAACGACAGTAGCAAACATGGCGCGGCAAGACGCGCCAGGTCCATCTAGTTCAGAACAAAATGATGTCTGGTGCCGACAAAAGTTACCATTCCATGGAGTAATAAGCCATAACTTGAAAATTTAGTATAGGTCTAGCAAACGATAACAAGCTACACTATGAAATGCAATTATTCTAACAAGTATGGAGTCCATACTGTTATACTCCCTTCGTCCACAAATAAATGTACATACGGAATTTTTAAGATAAATTATAGAGTGGGGTAAAAAGTATATTGAGAAGATGCAAATCAAtatctctctcctctttaattcttttatctccaataagctaagtgcatgtagaaatcAAGGAAAAAATGTGATGAATATTATTGGATTTAATTTCCGTATGACGAGAGAGAAGCATTTTTTGCTACTTTAACATACGTTAAAAATATAGAAGTACATTTTTTGTGAACAAAATTTtaagctagatgtccacttatttatggATGAAAAGAGTAACATTCAAGGGACACCCTCATCCTTCCGTGCCACACCCGCATCATGGAAGTGTCACAAAGTACTTCGGTTAGAGGGCATTCCAGCGGGGCCTGGTCTGAAAATACACGAGAGACTAGAGACATCCTTTAAAGCAAGTACTGCATAGACATCTGAGTACAAAGTTGTATAGATAACAGGTATGCCACATATACAGAATATTTCAGGTCATCTTAATTTCTGTCATTAAACTATATATGGTCAACACATGCTTCAACAAAAGTACCAACCCCATGGAGTAATATGATGTAATCTGACACATCCGTATATGCCTACCAAACAAAAGATAGCCACTATGAAATGTAGTTCTGTAACAAGTAGGGAGTCATTTGAGTATCATCCTAGAACTAATGATAGGCTCGTATTAGGGATGACACTGTATTGATAGATACAAAATTTGGAATTAGACATGTGGTAAGTAAAAAGATAGCCAAACATTATCTGCCCTCAAAAGTAAAAGTAATAAATCTTTTCGTACAAAGTTCTTTTAAATGCCTTTATATCCTAGACATGCATATTGTCATGATACATTCCAGTAAAATAGTGACGAAAGCAGAATGAAATGTCCATGTAAAACAACAAAACGAGTCATCTTCAGCAACACTAAAATTATTTTATCATTAGACTATATACGGTCAACACATGCTTCAACAAAAGTATATGCCTACCAAACAAAATGAGTGAACAAATTTTGTTCGAGATTGCAAATAACTGAATAATGATTTCTCAGAAGAAATTCTGGCGGTGCAAAAAAGTGAATAAATTTTATCCGAGGTTGCAGATAATTGAATAATTATTTTGTGAACCTTGCTATATTCACGATGAATTGGTGTCCGATGCTCATATGATGCTGGATCGAAGTCATCCGATAGAAATTGCATCAAGGTGGTCTGATGGATTGCGGCATCGTATAAGAGTCAGACGAAAACTTGAAGCAATACTATTTGAAATATCCAATGTATATATTTTTTCCAAACTTTATCAATACaaatttagcaaaaaaaaaaaagtgtcaaGCAGAGTTGACAGTTGGCAAGGAGATGTGATTCTAGCTCCTCTCTCGCGGCCCAAAGGCGACATGATGGAGCGGGTAGCCTTTGCAGAAGGGCTCGTACATCGCGCACATCTTCTCTGATAGGCTCATGTTcacttttttcttgtttttttttttattttattcggTTTTTCTATGTTATGTTTTGTTGTTAATTTATTCGCTTTACTTTTTATGTTTTCTTTATTGTTTTCAATACATATAAATATGTTCAAAGTTAAAACATGAATTTTGCTATGTATGAACGTATTTTATACAATGAACATCTTTTTTTATTTGTATGAAAATTGTAGAAAAACACTTTTTATATCTATGTGAACATTTCATACATGTGTAAATATTTGTTTATAACACATGGAAAAGTATTTCCTCTTTATGTATGTGAACAATTATTTTATATCTATGTGGACATTTTATAGTCATTGAGGAGCCCCCACCCCCCCCCTCCTCCCCGGGGCTAAGCTCGAGACAACCAACATAAGTTTCTTTGTGCCGATGCCAATGTGGCGTTCAGACGAGCTTCGGTGGGTCACGCAGTGGTACAAAATCGCCAAGAGAAATAAGTGAATAATTTTTTTTCGAGATTGCAAATAACTGAATAATGATTTCTCACGAGAAGTTATGGTGGTGCAAATAAGTGAATAAATTTTTATCCGAGGTTGCAAATAATTGAATAATGATTTCTCATGAGAAGTTCTGGCCGTGCACTGGCATTGTTTCTTAGCCAGAGCTATTAATTGTAGTACTACAATTATTCTAATCAAGGGAAAGATCTCTTCTGGAGTACTCATCTCAAGTGAACTCTTggtaacagaaaaaaaaaaaagtacgggCCCTAAatactccacaagtatttagggccGAAGGGAGTACCAATGATAGACAACAAGTGTGTGAAGAGCAGCACATGGACggaaattattatttttcttttgttaaTTCCAGTTACAGTTCCTAATCCTGTCTACTCAGAGCTTGCACAAAGGTTGGTATCGAACTCTTTATGTCTGATCAACATACATACTGCCAGGACCAGCACTAGTACATTCTACAATATTACCAGGGCCTTCCATGTATTGTAGACAGATCGTGACCTGAAGGAAGTCTTCTTTTACTGTCAAAAAATATCTACACATGGCTAACTAAAACAGGATTTGCAAAGCTGAATAAGGACATAATTCTCCAAAGGGCACAGGTAACAAGCAGGCCAGCAGTAGAGCTGTGACACTAGCAGAGATAACTACTCAACATAAATGTGTCCTCTTCTCAACCACACAAAACGATGACCTCAGTCTCTAAGACATGAGTACCAGCTCCGGTTTACATCGCATCTTAATTCCTAATCAATAAATCCATTACAAGTGGCAGTTCGAACTACAATGAGATACTTAGAAAATGCACCTCACTACTGCTCCTCTCCAGATGCCAccctcaccgccaccgccctAGATAGATACCATCCAATAGCTTCCTGATATCTTCCTTGTTCACATGGCATTTCTATTTCAAGGAAAACATAACATAGATCAGGATGGGGAAATTGTCAGAATTTAAAATAAATGGTGAATACAAGTGGCTAGTACAATGGCAGGTAATATTATAAGCGCTCAAAGTAATGCATTTGTTCCTACAGGGGGTACAGGTTAAATGCCTTCATACACTATGGGGGCACTTTTCCGTTATACAGTCTGTAGTCCAGTAAAACTAGTCTTTATCTAGAAGAAGTTCCATGCAAGCACAAATTACTCAATTGGTAAATTGTATTATCCACCACAAATATGAAAGAAAATTTTACTGTCATATATCTGCATCATAAGAAATCATGGATAAGAGAGATACATGGTACACTAAGGCACTAAGCAACAGCTTGATTCAACATACAGATATGGAACATTCATTCAACTATACATCAACTTTCTAAAATAAAACCATGTTCACAATTTTGAAAACGCAATTTTCAGTTTCGCGCATAAGGACAACTGACAATTTAATAAAAGCAGAATCAAATGTCCATGCTACAGAAAACAAACGACTCATCTTCAGCAACTCTATAAATGGTTATCACTGACTATATATACTGGGAAGAAAGGGTTGAGGAAGCATGTTGTCTGTTCCCAAGACAAGCTTTAACAAAATGAACGATCCCATGGAGTAATATGCTGTACTGACACTTAAGCATATGTCTAGGAAATGATATCTGCAGTTATAGTAATTTTTAACAAATCTAGAGTCATTCAATTAGCATGCTTAAACAAATGACAAGCCGGTATTAAGGATGAAAGTGTATTGGTAGATACAGAATTTGGAATTTCAAATGATTAAGGACTAAGGACAGGTGGCTAGTAAAACGATAGCCAATCATGTGAGCTCAAAAGTAAAAGTATTGCATTTTCTCCTACAAAGTTATTTAAATGCATTCATATCCTAGACATGCATATTTTTATGATACAGTTCAGTAAAAGAATGGTCAGATCAATGAAAGAAAAACGCCACACAAGCACAAATTACCCATAACTGTATCATCCACTAGTCATATCAAAGTAAACTTCCACTATGATATATCTGAATCAGGAACCATAAACAAGAGATATAAGATCCACTATTCAACAGTGTCATACAGATATGGAGTTAATTCCATTATACATCAACATtctgaaaaaataatatttatgcTATTGAACACCGAATTTTAGTTTTACGCTTAAGAATGCATGAAAACCAAAAACGGACTTTCCCTCCTAAAAGACCAAATAAGACATTTTTTTAGTACCAGTATAAAATGCTACTATTATTAGATTATATATGTGGAAGAGCAAGTTCAGAAAAAAATGATGACTGGTGCCAACAAAAGTTACCATTCTATGGAGTAATAAGCCATAACTTGAAAATTTAGTATAGGTCTAGCAAACGATAACAAGCAACACTATGAAATGCAATATATTCTAACAAGTATGGAGTCCATACTGTTGTAACATTCACGGGACACCCTCATCCTTCCGTGCCACACCTGCATCATGGAAGTGTGTCACCTCTCAACACCATACATTGTAACCACAATACCAAAGTGTTTGAACATGAGCATTCTAAAATGTCGGTTAACAAGTATGCGAAAATGCCGCAAGGAACCAATCTCATAGCTAACACCATTCAACATATATACCAAGCAGTGTGATGGAAGATGAACATTGCTAAACTGTAAGCTCAACAAGAGCACTATATAGAATTATCTGAAGGCCAAAAGGCAAACCTGGTAGGATCAGACTTTAGAGCAGGGAATGTGGGAGGCCAGATCATCATAAAAGGATTTGCTCTAATAATGCCATCGTACGGTTCATCTTCTTTTGGCACCTCATACAATATACGCAGTGTCCTGCCCCTCGTATCCAGATAGAACACGGCTCGACGCCTTTGCAAGATGACAAACTCAGCGTTGTCCCCCACGTGGGTTATCCGACGTTCAGTCCAATCAGTATCCTTAACCCAGTCTGACATCATTAGATTTGCACACATGTCATTCAGAGAAAAGGTATCCACGATCGACCAGCTGCCCCCCTTGTGGAGCCATATGCCAAGTTGATGTTCTTTCACCCCGATGAGATACACGCTGGAAGCATCATCAGCCCGTGATAACATGGAACATCCCACTCCCTGTGGGATTTCAACTGTGAAAAAACTTGAGGTCGTCAAATCCAAGACGGTGATTTCTATGTAGGTGGCCACCATGTAGATTTTATTGTCGACGAGCACAGCTCGTATGCCCCCCCGCCAATGGTCGATCCGTGTCGTGGCCGAGGCAAGCATGCACCAGACTCCATCTTTCAAGATGAACACGTGTGCCGTAAAATTTGTTGCAGATGTTATATCCAACACCATGGGGTTCTCCAGCATCACATAAAAGTGAGATAAACCGCCGTCCTTTTCTTCTCTGGAGAGTATTATACAGTCATGAGAACCGCCGTAGTTGGGGTGCTGGTGGTGGGGTGAGAGTGGTCGGTCAATGGCTATGGCTCTCTCGGGGCAAAGTGGGCTGTGCATTACAATGCTGCGTCTCGATTCATATCGATATCCACGCCTTCTTCTGCCGCACAGCATGGTGGAGACGCTGCCGTTCCGGCAGTCGTGGACCGATACTTCGTAACGGAACAATGACTCTCCGTCCACGCCTAAGCTGTAGCCCTCAGACATTACTCCGTCGGGGCCTGCGGGGAAGCGGTAGCCCCCGACGATGCGGATGGCGGCGGCCAGCTCGGGGGGCTGGGGAGGAAGCATAGGCACGAAGCGTGGAGCCCCTTGATTTATCTTGGTGTAGAAACCGAGGAGGCGAGGTGGGTTGAGCTTACGGAAACGGCGGAGGAAGGCCTTGTGGGAGGCGTGGTGGAGCCATCGCTTGCAGACGGCGGCGGTGCGGACGAGGGTGGTGGAGAAGCCGACGCGGAGGAGAATCTCGGCGAGGAGGTCGTCGTCGGCGAGCACCTTGgatacggcggcggcggcggccgcgtcgTCTTCCATTTTGGTCAGTAGGTTTCCGTGAGGAAGGGGATTGAGCTTGCTTTGTTTTTCCAGCCAGGGAACGAGAATTGAGATGGAGCTGGGGCATGAGGTCTTTCTGGGCCGGGCTAGTCAGTCTTTTACGTCGAAATTCTCGTGGGACCCCTCGAAAAAAAACTCTCGTGGGCTGCCGTTCAATCTTTGCAAAGGGCCGAGCGAAGCAGTCCGGTCACTGCAACGGCCCAGCAGGACCTCGGATGCCGTAGCTCGATCAAGTTCCCGCCGTGTACAAGAGCATGTGCAACGGTAGCTCCAAATAGGCCCGCAGGGGCaccggcacctccgtttggggatGCCGGTACAGTATTCTTTATTTGGgagagctgctcccacaccggcaccCCAAATAGGTGGCTccgatagataatttgaatttgaaatctcaAACACAACCATAGAAATTCGGATAAGTCTACGAATATGAAATTtaggccaacacacggccaccaaatacGAATAGATTTTGAAATAAGAGACATGAACGCggacggtgccgggggagacaTGAACGTGGACTGTGCCGGGGGAGACACCGACGCAGCTCAcgccgccatcacctcttggccgatgcgctcgcggtacatctcgtgccacgcccacgccaaggggtccatcttctccatgtcagCCATCAAGATCTTCGATTCTTGAGACATTTTGGCCAATGATAGCTGCTTATTTTTCTTTCTGTATTTAGATGGCTGATGTGTGCTGAAACTTTGTGTGATCCTTGAATTGTAATGGCTTTGTAACACTGGATGCTCaataaatttaataaaagttgtatgcatcaattgatgcagaggctggggttctCCCCTTATCGGAAAAAAATGCAGATATTTGGTTCGTCCCCACTGAGTGACAGAACTGAATTTATCAACAACATTCTgcgtattatatatatatatatgagtaaTCTGGTAGATAGTCATGACAAATACAATCCAATAGTAAACTCAGATTATTGATTTGTACACAAAAGAATGTTGAGTAAATAAAACCAAATTACCACACAAATATTGGCTGAAAAGATTGTTGCTAGGTGTGGTTGAGCCGTTGAGGCAGCTGCTATATGACACTCCATAATGAACGCATAAACTTTGAGTAGTCTCCCTGTTTATCATTAAATGGACCGTAAGAAACAGCAATGTTATATAAACATATGGAGCTGCAGGTGCAAAATGCAAGATATTTCAGAATAATCAAAATATATGAAAATGAAGGTCGGTTTACTCACGAGAAAGTTGACTGGTATGGTTGCGAGTTGAGACAGCTGCTAATATGATATTCCTCGCCAACTCATGAACTTCGAGAATCAACCCTGTTTCGAACTAAATGAACTGTAAGATGCATGCATCACCATTATATATAAATGTGGAGCTGGATGGTgataattaaaaaaaaaaatcagaggaAATGAAAGATATAAATAAAAAAACGTGATGTTTTTTCGAGAAGGATGAAAAGATATGAATGAAAGTTAATTTGAAGTAGCGAAGAAGACACAATACCTGGTTAGTGTACCTGATCCAAAAATAGATAAAGATACTGACCTGCGTGTTGGGCATCAGAAATAACATCCACACGGAGCAAGTATCCAATTGCCAGCTAGTCTGCACTTTAAATTAACTTTGTTGTACTGCATCTAATTGCCAACATAATAAAGTTAATTATACGTAGAAGTATTTAGATTCCGTAACATGAAAAACATAGAATACACTTACATTGCCGAACATGAATATAAGGTGGAAAAGGAGCCACGTATATATAGCCGAATACAATCTGCATATTCTAACAAACCACATCGGCAGTTGGTCCTACAAAGTGATTCATTTGATGCAAGAGCAAAACCTGCATCAATTCCCCAAGTTTCAGATGAGAGCATGGCGATGGACGGTGATAATGAGTGGACGCAAAAGCACAGCAACAACTGGGGAGGCCGACGAAGCATCAGTGCAAGCAGCAGACCGCCTAGGGGGTCGAGAGAGATAGAGGAGGAGGATTCAGCTGTGAGACCAATGTGCTTGAGAAGAAGGCATGTGCGATGCGATGAACTGGACGCAGAACACcattccttagagcatctccactcgtctccccgacgaggcccccggcgagcgttttttccatccggacggcgtaattcggcccagtcgcacccccggttcctcgttttcgtccggatttgggcctaaattcatccggcgatcccacgccatccccggcccccggggagcgctcgggagtccggacgaaaggaAAGCGCGGGAAACACCGAGGAAACTTCCGCGCGTCCGGTGgctccaacttgtcggcgagagaaaccgatcgtcgtcctcatcgcatcgtcttccgcgcgctcgtaaagcctgccgccggtctgcattcgccggccacgcggcgagttaatgtcgtcgtcttccgcgcacgcatcgtcttccgcgcgcactaaaggctgccgccggtcagctcgccgcggacgcgtcgcattccacgcgtcaTTAATCACCCGCgccgcctatatacgccggtccgctcgccgcgaggcgtaccccgtgctccactctccctccactcttcctctactctcccgatggcgttctacgacgacgacggcgcagccaacaacggcttcccccgccggtcgctccacgcgtgggaggggcacctcctccaccgggcggggttccccgcccgccggacacgaggcctcccggcggcgggtggcggcttagtgctggcggcgtaccaatcccgccgccgcctcggggccacgccctcgacgtcgccatcgaggaggcgcggatgaccTTGACGGACGAGGAacgcgccgagccacgccaccaccccgacaactacacggcgtggaactcgtaTTTCCTGCGGcagtgggagcgggagctcgcctcctacgacggcccgccgcctccgcctccgcgcaacaacgccgcgggccgccgacgttggtggagcgcaccggaaaggacgctggcgaacgtcctcgcgcacatcgagggcggaaactacccggtgctcacgatgccccctccatcgagggcatcggcgagccgccgccggggaaa includes:
- the LOC124690050 gene encoding uncharacterized protein LOC124690050, yielding MEDDAAAAAAVSKVLADDDLLAEILLRVGFSTTLVRTAAVCKRWLHHASHKAFLRRFRKLNPPRLLGFYTKINQGAPRFVPMLPPQPPELAAAIRIVGGYRFPAGPDGVMSEGYSLGVDGESLFRYEVSVHDCRNGSVSTMLCGRRRRGYRYESRRSIVMHSPLCPERAIAIDRPLSPHHQHPNYGGSHDCIILSREEKDGGLSHFYVMLENPMVLDITSATNFTAHVFILKDGVWCMLASATTRIDHWRGGIRAVLVDNKIYMVATYIEITVLDLTTSSFFTVEIPQGVGCSMLSRADDASSVYLIGVKEHQLGIWLHKGGSWSIVDTFSLNDMCANLMMSDWVKDTDWTERRITHVGDNAEFVILQRRRAVFYLDTRGRTLRILYEVPKEDEPYDGIIRANPFMMIWPPTFPALKSDPTRCGTEG